The following proteins come from a genomic window of Acidobacteriota bacterium:
- a CDS encoding RNA polymerase sigma factor: MSRMEDHLDDRELAAAFAARGDETAFRELYRRHSPALYLLAVRLLGGTGRGAEDAVQETWTRAAARLASFRWESALRTWLSGIAVNVCRETGRSAPPERSIEIDPEPADPGVVDGAARLDLEEAIRRLPAGARMVMVLHDVEGRTHAEIGATLGIDEGTSKSQLHKARRAVRAALTREGPERKRR; the protein is encoded by the coding sequence GTGAGCCGGATGGAAGATCACCTCGACGACCGGGAGTTGGCCGCCGCCTTCGCCGCGCGCGGAGACGAGACCGCCTTCCGGGAGCTCTACCGCCGCCACTCCCCCGCCCTGTACCTCCTGGCGGTGCGGCTGCTCGGCGGAACGGGGCGCGGCGCCGAGGATGCCGTGCAGGAGACGTGGACCCGCGCGGCGGCGCGCCTCGCCTCGTTCCGATGGGAGTCGGCTCTCCGGACGTGGCTCTCGGGGATCGCCGTCAACGTCTGCCGCGAGACGGGCCGGAGCGCCCCGCCGGAGAGATCGATCGAGATCGATCCGGAGCCGGCCGACCCCGGCGTCGTCGACGGCGCGGCCCGGCTCGATCTCGAGGAGGCGATCCGCCGCCTCCCCGCGGGCGCGCGCATGGTGATGGTGCTGCACGACGTCGAGGGGAGAACGCACGCGGAGATTGGCGCGACCCTCGGCATCGACGAGGGGACTTCGAAGAGCCAGCTCCACAAGGCAAGACGGGCCGTCCGCGCCGCGCTGACGCGGGAGGGGCCGGAAAGGAAACGACGATGA
- a CDS encoding PadR family transcriptional regulator, whose protein sequence is MRKRTGLSELEGATLGVVWTEEPCTPYTIRRLFQSSPSPFWSGSAGAIYPLVERLEKRGFLRAQATRTGKRKGWLYSLTPAGLRAARGWMGPPLPRWAVGVPMDALRTRVRFLGALTPSRRKAFIDEAIDMIGEEIRLVDADRRARLTDPDPFNHLMGQGAVLMLRARQAWLRGVRSVMERAGPRPARRHFRS, encoded by the coding sequence GTGAGGAAGCGAACCGGGCTGAGCGAGCTGGAGGGGGCCACGCTGGGAGTGGTCTGGACCGAAGAGCCCTGCACCCCCTACACCATCCGCAGGCTCTTCCAGAGCTCGCCGAGCCCCTTCTGGAGCGGGAGCGCGGGGGCGATCTACCCGCTGGTCGAGCGGCTCGAGAAGAGGGGATTCCTTCGCGCCCAGGCGACGAGGACCGGCAAGCGGAAGGGGTGGCTGTACTCGCTCACGCCGGCGGGTCTCCGCGCCGCGCGGGGGTGGATGGGCCCCCCGCTCCCCCGCTGGGCGGTGGGCGTGCCGATGGACGCGCTCCGGACGCGCGTCCGGTTCCTCGGTGCGCTCACGCCGTCACGCCGGAAGGCCTTCATCGACGAGGCCATCGACATGATCGGCGAGGAGATCCGGCTGGTCGACGCGGATCGCCGCGCGCGGCTCACGGATCCCGATCCCTTCAACCACCTGATGGGCCAGGGGGCGGTTCTCATGCTCCGCGCGCGGCAGGCGTGGCTCCGCGGCGTCAGGAGTGTGATGGAGCGCGCCGGCCCCCGGCCGGCGCGGCGTCACTTCCGCTCGTAG
- a CDS encoding aspartyl protease family protein: protein MSPYRTVLTALWLIFTAGAFPALAQMHGHEHGGAQADSISLVAGQVTVPMTLVGRHPRIAVMLNGKGPYQFVLDTGAHGSVVDTAVAKELKLEELGDTELNSPLGKQGIPSKLVRIESLGLGDARVTGARAATMDLVGILRDTTVAGVLSPSVFAGCLVTLDYPKSAVTVAKGNLPPADGARIFEFEADAPLPEVRLNVAGFEIPAHVDSGSSGGISLPTSYAAKLPLEAPPVEIRRARTVDKEFVILGATLKGDLALGSFKLRNPELSFSELPMGNIGYDFLKRFAVTLDVSQHRLKFEEGAAVAAEPAASHRSLVAAAPPQRRYGVRLQPSESGEYEVVGTDPGSPAEKAGIRAGDRILKVNGTPVKDLDTTRLGEMLHASPVKLAIQRDGKESEISMALD, encoded by the coding sequence ATGAGCCCTTACAGGACGGTCCTCACGGCCCTCTGGCTGATCTTCACGGCGGGGGCGTTCCCGGCGCTGGCGCAGATGCACGGGCACGAGCACGGTGGGGCGCAGGCGGACTCGATCTCCCTCGTCGCGGGACAGGTGACCGTCCCGATGACGCTGGTCGGCCGCCATCCCCGCATCGCGGTGATGCTCAACGGGAAGGGCCCGTACCAGTTCGTCCTCGACACCGGCGCGCACGGCTCGGTCGTCGACACCGCGGTCGCGAAGGAGCTGAAGCTCGAGGAGCTGGGCGATACTGAGCTGAACAGCCCCCTCGGCAAGCAGGGGATTCCGTCGAAGCTCGTCCGGATCGAGAGCCTCGGGCTGGGCGACGCCCGAGTGACGGGCGCGCGCGCGGCGACGATGGACCTCGTCGGAATCTTGAGGGACACGACCGTCGCGGGAGTGCTGAGCCCGAGCGTTTTTGCAGGCTGTCTCGTCACGCTCGACTACCCGAAGTCCGCCGTCACGGTGGCGAAGGGGAACCTTCCGCCAGCGGACGGCGCCCGCATCTTCGAGTTCGAGGCCGACGCCCCCCTTCCGGAGGTCCGGCTCAACGTGGCGGGGTTCGAGATTCCGGCGCACGTCGACTCGGGAAGCTCCGGAGGCATCTCCCTCCCAACCTCCTACGCGGCGAAGCTCCCGCTCGAGGCGCCGCCGGTCGAGATCCGCCGCGCGCGCACCGTCGACAAAGAGTTCGTCATCCTCGGCGCCACCCTCAAGGGGGACCTGGCCCTCGGGAGCTTCAAACTCCGGAACCCCGAGCTCTCGTTCAGCGAGTTGCCGATGGGAAACATCGGCTACGACTTTCTGAAGCGCTTTGCGGTCACGCTCGACGTGTCGCAGCATCGGTTGAAGTTCGAGGAGGGCGCGGCCGTCGCCGCGGAGCCCGCGGCTTCGCATCGCTCCCTGGTCGCGGCCGCCCCGCCTCAGCGCCGCTATGGCGTTCGGCTCCAGCCTTCGGAGTCGGGGGAGTACGAGGTCGTCGGAACAGACCCCGGCTCGCCGGCGGAGAAGGCCGGGATCCGCGCCGGCGATCGCATCCTGAAGGTCAACGGCACCCCGGTGAAGGACCTCGACACGACCCGCCTCGGCGAGATGCTCCACGCCTCGCCGGTGAAGCTCGCCATCCAGCGCGACGGAAAGGAGTCGGAGATCTCGATGGCGCTCGACTAG
- a CDS encoding nucleotidyl transferase AbiEii/AbiGii toxin family protein, whose translation MLSAFEASGLEYVLIGATAMGFHGLVRATEDVDLFIRATPENVERLRAAFREAYGGDPNIDEITSADLLGDYPAVRYYPPTGDLYFDVLTRLGEVARFESVDSEIKEVAGTRVRVATPAALYRLKSGTVRPQDRVDAAALRERFNLKGEG comes from the coding sequence GTGCTCTCAGCCTTCGAGGCGTCGGGGCTCGAGTACGTGCTCATCGGTGCAACCGCGATGGGTTTTCACGGCCTCGTGCGGGCGACGGAGGATGTGGACCTCTTCATCCGTGCCACACCGGAGAATGTCGAGCGCCTTCGGGCCGCGTTCCGCGAGGCCTACGGCGGCGATCCGAACATCGACGAGATCACTTCGGCGGACCTGCTCGGGGACTATCCGGCCGTCCGCTACTACCCTCCGACAGGCGATCTTTACTTCGACGTGCTCACGCGCCTCGGCGAAGTGGCCCGTTTCGAATCGGTCGACTCCGAGATCAAGGAAGTCGCCGGCACGCGCGTGAGGGTGGCGACGCCGGCCGCGCTCTATCGATTGAAGAGTGGAACCGTCCGGCCGCAGGATCGCGTGGACGCGGCGGCGCTGCGAGAGCGCTTCAACTTGAAGGGCGAGGGCTGA